A window of Streptomyces profundus genomic DNA:
CACGGCGGATGGGTGACGGATTCTTCGGATGGTCGGTGGAGTCCCCCGGCGGTCACGGGAGTTCGCCGCTCTTGGTGCGGTAGTTGGCCACACTGGCCGCGTTGAGCTGCTTGATGCGGGCACGCAGAGCCGCGTGGCGGTCCAGCGGATCGGGCGCCGGCGGCGGCGGTTCGTCCGGCGCCTCCTCGGCGCGCCGGATCTGGTCCACCAGCCAGGCCAGCGCCGCCGCCAACGCCCGGTAGACCAGGTAGACGAATGCCGGTGCACCGAGCAGGGTCAACCATGCCCAGTGAAAGAACATCCAGGTGCTCAGCACTCGGCATCATCGCCACAACGGATCGCGAACCAGACGGACTTGCCGACGGTCCCGTCGTCCCAGACGTGGCGGAAGCAGCCGAAGTCGGTGGCCATCCGGCTGAGCAGCCACAGCCCGCGCCCCGCGTCCGCCTCCGGGTCCGGCGGCCGGGCGCCCACCACCGGGAAGGCGGACGACCGGTCCAGCACCTGGACGATCGCCAGCTCCGGAAGCCGGGCCAGCAGCAGCCGGCACTCCGGGTCGGCCACATGGCGGGTCACATTGGTCAGCAGCTCCGTGACGCCGAGCTGACCCAACTCCTGCGCCGGCTCCGGCAGATGCCACCGGCGCATGACGTCCGTTACGCGCCCCCTCCACGCACCGATCCCCTGGGCACGCGCCGTTAACAGCCAGTTACGCGCGTCCTCGTCTGCAACAAGCCTTTCCGTCAAGGTCATTTGACGCCTCCCCGGGTGGTCGCGAGCAGGGGCTCGAACGACGTCGCTCACT
This region includes:
- a CDS encoding ATP-binding protein, with amino-acid sequence MTLTERLVADEDARNWLLTARAQGIGAWRGRVTDVMRRWHLPEPAQELGQLGVTELLTNVTRHVADPECRLLLARLPELAIVQVLDRSSAFPVVGARPPDPEADAGRGLWLLSRMATDFGCFRHVWDDGTVGKSVWFAIRCGDDAEC